Part of the Falco biarmicus isolate bFalBia1 chromosome 4, bFalBia1.pri, whole genome shotgun sequence genome, ACTTTGACCCCAAAGTCTCAGACTCTCAGTACTCCCggagaacaatttttttctcctggacaGCCTGTGTTGGTAGAAATGACAGCCATTGGAGCTGTTCCTCTCGTGCTCACTGGACCTCTTAATAAAGATGCTTGGAAAGCCAAAGATGCTCATGGAAAAGAATATAACATCAACACCAGGTGGATTACTCCATCCTTCTGCTTCCGGTTCCTTTGAACAAACCGagtctgattttcttttcttttccgGGTGAGGACTCTGGAGCCtacctgagaaaaaaaaccacccataTGAAGCTGCCGAATGCCTGCGTGGCTTCATCAGTATTTGccttgttaatatttttaggATGTTTGGCATACCATTGCAGATATTGTTTTGGTCGACCATTGTCGCCATGTTTAATAGCCAAGGAAAGTCCTGTGCCCCCCTCACTCTCAGAGCGTGGCAAAATGAATGTATAGCTTTAGGCCAGCAGGTGGCTGATGTCTTTGATCTGACTAATTGTTGGATATGTGGGAGTCCTTTAGGATTTAAAGATTGGCCATGGACATCAAAACCACTATCCCCAAAATGGCCCGTGAGTAACTGGAGTGACATAACCATCGGTAATAACTCATTCTACTGAAATGAAGAGCTAAATGCGgcaaatgaagagacgggacgcagcttgatgcaagcaagttgtccgtttattagtgattttcttacacaTATAcacgtttctaccttctacatattacacactgattggttaaatcttaagcgtaaaaaacactgattggttgatatttaaggcacaccgttaaaacaataggaacttactgGTTTACCTTGacatagcaacaatttctattccaaaattAGGGGGcttctttctacgcggctttcttgattaacaaAGTTACATATCGGCGCTATGCGTTCCCTTAcctggctacttgtttctctgtccgcctggttgcctcctcaactgtaacggcgcaggggtctgcagttagcttgttcctttgttcccagggctaGTGCCCtgcaagttctaacaagtctctgttcatcaggctatcagtacttggactcttgtccttgaggcaTTGTCCTACAGCTTGGTAATGTCCCCAACGCACAGTTTGCTATCCCAGCACTCCGATAGTCAGAGGTGTCACCGAGCCGAAGCAGCCACGGAGCCTTCAGGCTGAGCGTGGTCAGTTGTGGGCAGAAGGGGGTCTGCTGGCTCTGCGACAGGGATCCCATGTGGAGCAACCTGCGGTGATGCAGTTggaggcagactgaaaaaacactatgtctgcgtggctgggtttggacaaaatggcctttcttgtttatacaaattttttatatatcttagatagTACATGTGTCAGtccctgataggtttttgtgttcgtcttcttgcttgctatttgctgttgctgtaggtgcccgtagGCTGTGGTTCTAAATTCcagttcttcacatcctgttgacatacctgacaatttgtggctgtcttagAGGTACAGGACTAAGTatttgaagtcaactaacttgtctgcaggTCCTCTGCATTCCCCaacatttccccctttttgtttctgaacagcTAGTACCATTTTTGCCGTGtgctgcagggcccttgcaaagACGACGGCAACCAAGGCATTATCAAACAAAgaatactgccaattgagtgaattgATGCCCCAAAGgatgacattttctcagattttgataacgtgttgctgcaatggggtgcctaaaatccatgcagcTCATACCATCACAATCCTCTCAGCCGTGTCCTTGAGCCAACATCAAAAGGgcaatagttgctctgttttgtatgtcatagtggcaaatttgactcacgTTCTTAACTGTAGAGGGATgtttaaaggaccgaggacatatgttaccattgtctgggttggagaacccaggcctgttagttgaagctgcagagcagctttaacttgtcctgggaacaagcagtgggagaaggaaaacaagctatgcacaaacaagaagccaggtgcagagcaagtcctgggaaccgcgaAATCAGaacactctgatcaggcgcctgcagcatgctcaccaatcagGGACACGGACACCTACATGgcccagagacttttatccaatcagctgtgtgtaaagtcgggtGAGCGGTCGATTTAAGTTATAAaaatgacctgtttgtttaataaagggagcacggcatgtagccatattggtgtgattgtcatGACTTGGCCAACATTCCACGAGGGACCCTCTttgcctaacaaacaaggtgatttaactcttgaatgctttccctgctgttgctccggataagagaagaaccaccCCTAAACAGGTAAAGATCcgtgaggaagaaaaaaaatcctctggaGGGGGATACCCCTCCCCCTTCCGTATTAAAAGTCATTCAGCATCTGttagcaggtggtgagcagttgtactgtgcatcacttgggttttttttccccttttcccttttcctttggattttaccccTTTCCTCCACCTTTCCATCCTAATTGTTACTATTATCATTGTTATTACTGatgttcttacctctttattctgtttaaattatgaaattgctcttatctcaaccctcaagttttacattcctttctgattctcctccccagccctccggatgagggggagtgagcaggcggctgcgtggtgcttggttgccggccggcATTAAACCATGAGACGAGAGGATGAGgctactgaaacagaaacacagcctcACTCCCTGGATTCATAAGCACAGCGTGTTCGTAGATGCCTCAGATAACAGTCTAGTAATTAAGTCCATGTCATATGTGGGGCTCAAAGCCAAGGCTCCCTCACCAGTGCCTGGTGCAAGCCTTGGGTCTTTCTAGATCTGTGTTTCCTGGGCCCTGAGAGTCCACGTTCAAGTTCGCTTGCGCCTCATACAGACGCACACAGGGATCCCACCAGGAGCGGGCCTAAGGCAGTCTGTGCTTCCAGCTGCCATCCCCAAGGCCCTGAGCCCCGCAATGACCTGCCTTCCCTTGTTCCACTGCACCCTCATCCTTCTtgctgagcaggcagagcttcagccctttgctgtgaccctttgtgcccgacttgtctgcctgcagcctgcttccTCCGGCAGGTGCCGGGCGTGGAAGTCCTGGCCTTGCACACGAGACTGAAGAGGACTGGCGCCTGGTTAgccacagaactgaaacactTTATTGCAGGGACTCAGCCAGCTGAGCTCTTCCGTTGAGAGGAGcgcgggcaggacagagcaggccttTGACACTGAGGCTGCCTTTGCATCAGCAGGCATTGCCCCAGCGGGAAATGGTGGTGGtgcactgcagccagccctggatCCTCTCCGTCCTGCTGATCAAACCTTTTCTCCTATTAGGAACTGCACCAACTTCTGCAGCCAAGAAAGGAAATCCCACAGCTTCTGCACTGGAAGTGGGCAGGGTGTAAaccttcctgcttctgttgGTGTTGGCCTGTGAACGGGGGTGGAGGTGAAGGCTGGCTGCGGCCTTGCCGTAGTCGCTACTGCTGTGTGCAGGCCCATCTGTTCCAGGATCCAGTTgtagaagtgctgggtggaggtgtAGACTCCGGGCTTCTTTGCTCTCGCACAGCCCATCCCCCAGCTGGTCAGgccaacaagccagaagtagtcAGCGCTCTTGTCTTGGCACACAAGaggcccaccgctgtccccctgcagcagaggagagaggatGAAGGGGTTGTTGGGTGGCCACCGTCAGCCCAGtggctggctccttccctctcaTGGCACTTCCAGAGCTGTATTTAGTGGCCAGCCAAGCTCTGGAGAAGCTTTCCTGGGAGGGGGTGGTGGGCCTGTAAGGCAGGGCTCGCTCTCTCTGCGGCAGGTTGGTGCTGCAGGTGTGTCAGGAGGCTGTGTCTGGCTTGGGATGGTGAAGCTCTGGGCTGCCAAGGGCACTGGGTAGGCATTGTGAACAAAGTGCCAGGCCTCTGGGACAAGGCAGGCAGGCCCTGGACAAAGGCCCTACCCATGGGGAAATGGGTTTAGGCCCTCAGCGGTGGGGACACAGCAATGGGAGTGTGAGTGGCCAGGAAAAGCCCGTGACGGTGCAGGTTTGGGCGGTTGTGGCGGGGCTGCCCGTGCTGCCGGGGCTTGGCTTGTAGCAcgctcctacctggcaggtgtcGATGCCACCCTGCGGATAGCCAGCACAGATGTTGTGGGTGTGGATGGCCCCTCTGTACCAgccgctgctgttacagaccccGGCATCAATGAGGtggacctgggcctcctgcagcacatacgccgatcctccagctgtgaagagcacagaaaggaatgaacacccagcagctcattgccagttctccttccctgcGTGACTGAAGCCCTATCCCGGGGCTTGGCTTTGCATGTGGGGAGGCGCTGGACCgctccttcctttctgccttgctctgggtcaGTGGCTCACGCCCCCCTCTCTAAGAGGCATACGTCCCCACAGCCTGATTCTGGCTTTCGCCTCTGCCGTCAGGAAGAGCAACCTGCCtccccaagctggccaagcttGCACTCGCAACGTGACTACATTTTGGGAGCTCACCTCTTGCAgtcctggcaccccagccactgacGTAGCACTCTGTCAGCTCCGAGACTCTCAGCGAGGCATCGGGCACGCAGGCAAGCTGTACATAGCtgttgcactggacaggctgctccagttccagcaaggcaatgtcgtTTCTCCACGTGATATTATTGAAGTGCTGGTGAACCAGCAGCTGCTTGATGTTGCGCACCTGGGCCTCAGGTCCCAGCTGGGTCAGCTGGGTGGCACCTACCACCACCTGCCACATGGTGATGTtcctggaaggcagatggagagagggctcagagggagcagagccacatgctgcagcagcacagcagtcgccctgccttctgcttggcaaggcagagaggaaagcagtgcTTGGGAGGGTGCGACAGACCACGTGCTCCTTGGGCTCAAGCAGTGTcgagctggaggctgctgggaagcagtggcatgagcccagccttctcctgagcagcctcTCAGGTGGCTGCggagtgcccaggcactgggcgtACTGCAGGGCAACGGGACGGGAGCAGCACGTGCTTTTGCACTCAGGGCACCTGCTAGAGTGTGGGGCTAACCCTGAACCCTGGTCCTCCTTACCTGTCCTCGAagaagcagtgggctgctgtgaggacccACTGTGGGCTGATGAGGGAGCCCCCGCAGATGTGCGCCGTGCCTCCTTCCAAGAGAGCCTCGATGCTGAcgatccagggccaggcccctggctgggcatctgtgccacccacAACGCGCGACATGCCGTAGTGAAAAGCCGCAGGCCGAAGGCCGCAGGTGCCTCTGTAACCAGAAACTCCATTCTGGTTAGCTCCATGGAAGCTTGTGCCATTCCGGCTAAAGGCCAGCTGTCTTCCCTCCCCTCAAGGCATGGCCAGAAGGGCCGAGGAAACCCGTGGGGCATGCGCCCGCTCCCCTTTCCccgctttctgcttcagcccgtAGACGAGTTGTGCCGGCAGCCTGGGTGATGGCAAGGAGCTGAGCCTCCCAGACGGCCTTCAAGAACCTCTGGGGAGGCCATGGGGGACAAGCAGGACCCCTCCAGAGAAGCTCACAAGGGTTGCCCAATGTCCCTCCCAGAGCCTCGGGCCACTTACCCACAGCTATCCCATGTGCcgtgcacaggacagcacatggccagcaggacaacgaggaggaggagaacatCCATCACTACCAGCAACATGTGGCAGCTGCAAGAACGAAGGCTTGTCGCCACCCCTACGGCCACCGACAGAGTGCCCGCAGGATTCCTGTTGCCTGGGGTTCTCTTGGATGCGGGGCTGATGTCACAGAGTGTCTGGTTCCAGGTGCTGGGCGTGGTGGCGgtgggggagggatggggggcaACAGGAGGGGTTCCAAGCAGGACTGGAGGCGGAAGCTGGGATCGCACACCCCTGACAGAGCCCCACGCAATGCCCTGCTTGCACGATCAGGGTGGGCAGGCCccgtggcaggcagcagcgcctggctcccagctctgcctgctaaCAGCTCACAGGGCAACACCCAGCGTGGCCTCACAGCCTCTTTGGGGAGTTCCCTGCcgccctgctctctgcagccctgtgccaccgGCTCCTTCCCAATAAACAGACACACAACAAAGAACACAATGACTACAGCAGCATGCGCGTGCTTGGGTGTTGAAGAGCCAATCTGTTGATGGCCGTGGCAGCCAAGCAGTGCTCGGCAAGCCAAAtaagccaagcacagcccagcaaCATCAACCTTCCTgcacaaagcacagtgaaatgCAGGTGCAGCACACTCCTCACTGGCCATGTCAGCCACAGCAACGCGCTCTGGCAGGTGTTGTGTCCTTGCTGTCTTTGAGTTTGATTGCTGTTCTGGGCACCCACTGACCATGGCACTTGTGGCAAGGGCAATCAACGTGAAGCTCtagagagagagaaggatgctCCTGCTCTCAGCCCTATATGCCATTGTTCGCAGCTTTGCAAGAGCTTGCATCAGTCTCACCTCATCAGTCTGCCTTCTACTGCTGACTGGAGGAGCCTTGCTCACTCACCTGCTGGAGtgcaggagagaagcaggagccaGGCACGTGCATTGCATTTGCACAGCAGGGCTAGGTCCCTGGAGGGTCGAGGGCAATGGCTTGAAGGTTGGCAGCCTCCAAGCTTGTGAAAGGTgcggcagctccctgctgccatcctggcTTCTGTGGTGAGGCATAAGGCGCACAGCGGAGGGAGCAATCGGGTCCCGAGGAGGAGGACCACGCAGGCTCTGTCTGAAAGTGGAAGAGCTGCTCTCAAGGCCCTTGAGGTGCAGCAGGGCTTCCTAGGCCCCAGAACTGGCCTCCAAGCAAGCGGGCTCaaggctgctttgtgttttgaaaagggaCCGGCAGCCGGTTCCCACGTGtctgctgagagcaggcagaaggcagcCTTGGAGAAGACAACTTGTCTGCTGGGGAAACCCTGCTCTTTCAGCATCAGATTTCGCAGGTGGCTAGCGGGGAATGCCGTCAGAGGTGGCCACACTTCACAGACACTTGAAGGAAGAGATTGGGGTCATTTGGCGGAGAGGActctggcagggacagcagttCCCAGGCAAGCCCGTCAGTAATGGCACACAAGTCCAAGGTGACCTAGCTAACAACACCCAAAGACTATGTGTGTTGACAGATGGGGCAAACCTGGGAgcaaagggggggaaaaataactgGGGTTGGCCCTGTctctgggaggagagcagggctgagagagGCAGGACTCAGGGAAGATGAGGGGCACGTATAAGCACGGCAAATGGAGAGAAGGGGGGATCAAGGAGCCAGGATTCAGGCATGTGGATGGCCTGCGGTGTCAGCCGACGTGCTTGCTCAGCCCCAGCGTCCCCACCTTGCAAGAGGACCAGGCCTGCCAACCACTGGCCACCTCTCCACCTCCCAGAGGCAGGAAGGACTTGGAGGTGCTTGAGCATGCatgccctcagctgctgcccacctAGGCATGCCCCCCCTGcgggagctgcagaagggccTGCCTCTGAAGCTGCCAGGACCGTCCTCCTCTTGCTCTGTGCTTGGGCCCCGGCAAGccatggtgctgcagctcccagctctgttccTACCCAGGACTGCAGGGCATGCCTCCAGCTGAACTGGGATCTCTGGAAACATGGGCATGCCCTTTGCTTCCTCTTGATCATGCAGTGAAAGGAGTTCTTATGGCTCTGCGGATGATGCTGGAGCATGCTCCCTCCCCAAGCAAGTCCGGCTTTCTGTCCAGAGGCCTCTGTACAgtaaattgacatttgcttgcgtcaagctgcgtcccgtctcttcatcGCAGCACAAGCACTTGCAAAGCTGCTAACAATGGCATGTAGGGCTGAGAGCAGGagcatccttctctctctctaGAGCTTAACATTGCTTGTCCTTCCCACAAGTGCCATGGTCAGTGTGTGCCCAGAACAGCAATCCAACTCATAGACAGCAAGGACACGATGCCTGCCAGAGCGCGTTGCTGTGGCTGACATGGCCAGTGAGGAGTGTGCTGCACCTGcatttcactgtgctttgtgcAGGAAG contains:
- the LOC130147611 gene encoding acrosin-like; translation: MSRVVGGTDAQPGAWPWIVSIEALLEGGTAHICGGSLISPQWVLTAAHCFFEDRNITMWQVVVGATQLTQLGPEAQVRNIKQLLVHQHFNNITWRNDIALLELEQPVQCNSYVQLACVPDASLRVSELTECYVSGWGARTARGELPKCSHVASASLASLGRQVALPDGRGESQNQAVGTYAS